One part of the Pseudomonadota bacterium genome encodes these proteins:
- a CDS encoding sigma 54-interacting transcriptional regulator, which produces MDLQKSESRILIIDDEESLRLTFKTFLSREGYGPIDAVATFEEAAEILRKKTFDLVISDIVLEGASGIDLLRQVKDAGLKCPVVMVTGYPNINSASEAVRLGAFDYLSKPVKKDDLLRVARMALQQYGLWREKEKLEEEKDIYRQHLEAIFRSVRDFIVTVDTQMRLVDMNNRAKKRFQKIMPNIAIGDLITDLPGPLGQIFFADADEVLRSRHEVQEHQVEFDLSGEQSIFRISAVPLEARNGSFEGVVLVAHDVSRLEQLEKMGKRTLFHRIIGGSRAMQPVYTMIENVGHVDTSVLITGESGTGKELVAEALHAESPRRDMPLIKVDCTAISETLLESELFGHKKGSFTGADRDRKGRILHADGGTLFLDEIGDISPMMQLRLLRFLQERTFYPVGQDHPIKVDVRVIAATNADLKQRVNSGDFREDLYFRLRVVDIPLPPLRDRDGDLELLVKSFLKRFSKRLDKQITGVSDQALHILSSYNWPGNVRELENVMERATVLCHGPTITTEHISEEIVSYCATPGNGAISSGKISSEPMPFLENIESDSETELERIISTLKIVDGNKAKAARLLGIDRSTLYRKLRHYDLDPINMN; this is translated from the coding sequence ATGGATCTGCAAAAAAGTGAAAGCCGAATTTTGATTATTGACGATGAGGAAAGTCTGCGCCTGACATTCAAGACATTCCTGAGTCGGGAAGGGTACGGACCAATCGATGCCGTTGCTACTTTTGAGGAAGCAGCTGAAATTCTAAGAAAAAAAACCTTTGACTTGGTTATCAGCGACATCGTCCTGGAAGGTGCGTCAGGGATTGATCTTCTCCGGCAAGTGAAGGATGCAGGCCTTAAATGTCCGGTTGTAATGGTAACGGGATACCCGAATATTAATTCCGCTTCCGAAGCAGTCAGACTGGGGGCATTTGATTATCTTTCAAAGCCGGTAAAAAAAGATGATCTTCTCCGAGTTGCCCGCATGGCATTACAGCAGTATGGATTATGGCGGGAGAAAGAAAAACTTGAGGAAGAAAAGGACATTTACCGGCAGCATCTGGAAGCGATTTTCAGGAGTGTAAGGGATTTCATTGTTACCGTTGATACACAGATGAGACTCGTCGACATGAATAACCGGGCCAAAAAAAGATTTCAAAAAATAATGCCCAATATAGCAATCGGTGATCTGATCACTGATTTACCTGGACCTCTCGGGCAGATTTTTTTTGCGGATGCGGATGAGGTGCTGCGATCACGACATGAAGTCCAGGAACATCAGGTTGAATTTGATTTGTCAGGTGAGCAATCCATTTTCAGGATCAGCGCCGTACCATTGGAGGCCAGAAATGGCAGTTTTGAAGGTGTTGTCCTTGTCGCCCACGACGTGAGCCGCCTTGAACAGCTTGAGAAGATGGGGAAAAGAACCTTGTTTCATCGAATTATCGGAGGCAGCAGAGCTATGCAGCCGGTTTACACGATGATCGAAAATGTTGGTCATGTTGACACAAGCGTTTTGATCACCGGTGAATCTGGTACCGGCAAGGAACTTGTCGCAGAGGCGTTGCATGCTGAAAGCCCCAGGCGGGATATGCCGCTTATCAAAGTTGATTGTACCGCGATATCCGAGACTTTGCTGGAAAGTGAACTTTTTGGGCATAAGAAGGGGTCTTTTACCGGTGCCGACAGAGATCGTAAAGGGAGGATTCTGCATGCTGACGGGGGCACTCTTTTCCTTGATGAAATAGGCGATATTTCCCCCATGATGCAACTGAGGCTTTTGCGTTTTCTTCAGGAAAGGACCTTTTATCCTGTTGGGCAAGACCATCCGATTAAGGTTGATGTACGCGTTATTGCAGCAACCAATGCCGACTTGAAACAGCGGGTGAATAGCGGAGACTTTCGCGAGGATCTTTATTTCAGGTTGCGGGTAGTTGATATTCCTTTGCCGCCTTTGCGGGATCGTGATGGTGATCTTGAGCTTCTGGTTAAAAGTTTCCTCAAGCGTTTCAGCAAAAGGCTTGATAAGCAAATCACCGGTGTTTCCGACCAGGCGCTGCATATATTGTCGAGTTATAATTGGCCTGGAAATGTAAGGGAGCTTGAAAATGTCATGGAACGTGCAACGGTACTCTGTCACGGACCGACGATAACCACGGAACATATATCAGAGGAAATCGTCAGCTATTGCGCTACTCCAGGGAATGGTGCAATCTCGTCAGGTAAAATATCAAGTGAACCCATGCCTTTTTTAGAAAACATAGAGTCTGATAGCGAGACCGAACTTGAACGTATAATCAGTACATTAAAGATTGTAGATGGCAATAAAGCCAAGGCTGCACGCTTACTGGGAATAGACCGAAGCACCCTGTATCGGAAACTCCGACATTATGACCTTGATCCAATTAATATGAATTGA
- a CDS encoding PAS domain-containing protein: MTVRHAGNKAGVNQQSGIREPRIFAERRNRSGRRFSDGEKNPKEQLSFLQMVIEGISDPIVMIGTDFRVKLMNKAALDFSQVAKSTQKRTMKCHKLFFDLDRPCDGEGHFCPFLEVLETGKPVTIEREHQVSNGEIRTYEILASPLIREDGSFMGIVESLRNVTERKFDEEVLQEGHDFLEMRVQERTTELLKSNKDLERAKDEILFAKDQAELLYTVVPSAIFTVDTERRITNWNNKAERITGYSPEEVLGKECTLFSRHPCAERCGLYSDQIKKPVIGAECIIQTKDGRKLTINKNSDLLHDKDGNVIGGIESFEDITKRKEIDLILRTERDKFKGMLSVMGQGMHIMNHEYIIEYQNDILKKIFGDKIGQKCFDAYMNRDKPCDVCRMWDAMESQEIQRTEVLMSDNRHYEQSCAPFTDVDGQNKVLILLRDTTEEKAHHAEIMRAGQLAAIGELAAGVAHEINNPINGIINYAQILLDSRESKVSESSDSGEASKDINEDFLDRIIREGERISFIVGNLLSFARQQDDEVDEVRIHGVIDDALALVRHQLSKDGIILSINIEEDIPTIHVNPKQLQQVFLNLIRNSYYALNKKFNGKNEMKRLDICVLAVELEGISYVRTVVKDLGCGIPKAIKEQIFEPFFSTKEVGEGTGLGLSISRDIIKGFSGFLRVRSRENEFTEMTVDLPVHSLSN; the protein is encoded by the coding sequence GTGACGGTTCGTCATGCTGGAAATAAAGCAGGCGTAAATCAGCAGTCGGGTATTAGAGAGCCAAGGATTTTTGCTGAGAGGCGGAATAGATCCGGCAGGCGATTCTCAGACGGGGAAAAGAACCCCAAAGAGCAACTGAGTTTTCTGCAGATGGTTATCGAAGGAATTTCCGATCCGATTGTCATGATTGGTACGGATTTCCGCGTAAAGCTGATGAACAAGGCCGCGCTTGATTTTTCCCAGGTTGCTAAAAGCACTCAGAAACGGACCATGAAATGCCATAAGCTTTTTTTTGATTTGGACAGGCCCTGCGATGGCGAAGGGCATTTCTGTCCATTTCTTGAGGTATTGGAAACCGGAAAGCCTGTCACCATAGAGAGAGAACATCAGGTTTCAAACGGCGAGATTCGGACTTATGAGATTCTGGCATCACCTCTTATCCGTGAAGATGGTTCTTTTATGGGTATTGTTGAATCATTACGAAATGTTACTGAGAGGAAGTTCGATGAGGAAGTCCTGCAAGAAGGGCATGATTTTCTGGAAATGCGTGTTCAGGAACGCACAACAGAACTATTGAAAAGCAATAAGGACCTCGAACGGGCTAAGGACGAAATTCTTTTTGCCAAGGATCAGGCGGAATTGCTTTATACGGTGGTGCCCAGCGCGATTTTCACCGTGGATACAGAAAGGAGAATCACCAATTGGAATAATAAGGCCGAGAGAATAACCGGCTATTCTCCGGAAGAAGTGCTCGGCAAGGAATGCACGCTTTTTTCCCGTCACCCTTGCGCTGAACGATGCGGACTGTATTCGGATCAAATTAAAAAACCGGTTATCGGGGCAGAATGCATTATACAGACAAAAGACGGCAGAAAATTAACCATCAATAAGAATTCCGACCTGCTGCACGATAAAGATGGAAATGTTATCGGCGGCATTGAAAGTTTTGAAGATATTACCAAACGAAAGGAAATTGACCTTATTCTCCGCACTGAACGTGATAAGTTCAAGGGCATGTTATCGGTTATGGGGCAGGGAATGCATATCATGAATCACGAATATATCATTGAATATCAGAATGATATATTGAAAAAAATTTTCGGTGATAAAATTGGGCAGAAATGTTTCGACGCCTATATGAATCGCGACAAACCCTGTGATGTCTGCCGAATGTGGGACGCCATGGAATCTCAGGAAATACAGCGGACTGAGGTACTGATGTCCGATAACCGCCACTATGAACAGAGCTGTGCGCCTTTTACCGATGTTGACGGCCAGAATAAAGTACTCATTCTGCTTCGGGATACCACGGAAGAAAAAGCACACCACGCGGAAATCATGAGGGCAGGTCAATTGGCCGCAATCGGCGAACTTGCGGCAGGCGTTGCGCACGAAATCAATAATCCGATAAACGGCATCATCAATTATGCGCAAATTTTACTGGATTCCAGGGAGTCGAAAGTTTCTGAGTCAAGCGATTCAGGGGAGGCCTCAAAAGATATAAATGAAGATTTTTTGGACAGGATTATCAGGGAAGGTGAAAGAATATCCTTTATTGTCGGCAATTTACTGTCTTTTGCGCGGCAACAGGATGATGAAGTCGATGAGGTCAGAATACACGGTGTTATTGATGATGCCCTTGCTCTTGTACGGCACCAGCTTTCAAAAGACGGGATTATTTTATCAATCAATATTGAAGAGGACATCCCGACAATCCATGTGAATCCGAAACAGCTTCAGCAGGTGTTCCTTAATTTGATTCGGAATAGTTATTACGCATTGAATAAGAAATTTAATGGTAAGAATGAAATGAAACGGCTTGATATTTGCGTTCTGGCTGTGGAACTTGAAGGGATTTCTTACGTCAGGACAGTTGTTAAGGATTTGGGCTGCGGCATTCCAAAAGCAATTAAAGAGCAGATATTTGAGCCGTTCTTTTCTACTAAGGAGGTAGGCGAGGGGACCGGCCTTGGCTTGAGCATTAGCCGCGATATCATCAAAGGATTTTCTGGTTTTTTAAGGGTCAGAAGCAGGGAAAATGAGTTTACAGAGATGACTGTTGATCTGCCGGTACACTCATTGAGTAATTAG
- a CDS encoding sterol desaturase family protein, which translates to MNNETLKLILYWSGLLLFLLIELSFSYRASRYSKIRRWLANIPISIISGVMYYMLYAGLLASVFTLIETDKLGMLNNLGLSFGWRVFFGILLLDFVIYVWHLLNHEMPLLWRFHRVHHCDLYMDVSTAVRFHPGEILLSGLVRLMVIYSFGIPLFAYVLFEVLVNIAIQFHHSSIKINPAFENLWQLLFVPPSMHRIHHSVKIKERDSNYGVIFSLWDRFIGTLTTGIDQKGIVTGIGSHRKFEKLGLKDLLLMPFTKKSL; encoded by the coding sequence ATGAATAACGAAACGTTGAAATTGATTTTGTATTGGTCTGGTCTATTATTATTTCTTCTGATTGAACTCTCTTTTTCCTATCGAGCTTCCAGGTATTCGAAAATAAGGCGGTGGCTGGCCAATATCCCCATATCAATCATCAGCGGCGTGATGTATTACATGCTGTATGCGGGCCTCCTTGCTTCGGTGTTCACTCTAATCGAAACCGATAAGCTAGGAATGCTCAATAATCTTGGCCTGTCATTCGGCTGGCGGGTGTTTTTCGGGATACTTCTTCTGGATTTTGTCATTTATGTGTGGCACCTGTTGAATCATGAGATGCCATTGCTCTGGCGTTTTCACAGAGTGCACCATTGTGATCTGTATATGGATGTGTCAACAGCTGTCAGGTTTCATCCCGGTGAGATTCTTTTGTCCGGCCTGGTTCGTTTGATGGTGATCTATTCATTCGGGATACCTTTGTTCGCCTATGTTCTGTTTGAAGTTCTTGTCAATATTGCAATCCAGTTTCACCACAGCAGTATAAAAATCAACCCTGCTTTCGAAAATCTCTGGCAGCTTCTCTTCGTCCCTCCTTCCATGCATCGCATACATCATTCCGTGAAAATCAAGGAAAGGGATTCAAATTACGGCGTAATATTTTCCTTATGGGATCGTTTCATCGGCACTTTGACTACTGGAATAGACCAGAAGGGCATCGTCACCGGCATTGGCTCACACCGAAAGTTCGAGAAGCTTGGTCTGAAGGATTTGTTGCTGATGCCCTTTACCAAAAAGAGTCTTTAA